A window of the Lactuca sativa cultivar Salinas chromosome 5, Lsat_Salinas_v11, whole genome shotgun sequence genome harbors these coding sequences:
- the LOC111878334 gene encoding uncharacterized mitochondrial protein AtMg00810-like has translation MVDEFTKLMTSKFQMSMNIEINSFLGLQVKQVPQGIFIHEEKYTSELLKKFSMDNCSSAKVPMAFEYKISVDPTGDSVDQKIYQGMIGALMYLTASRSNIVFAMCLCARYQYDPKVSHLTAVKQIFRYLKRSKALGIWYPAGNGFNLQAFTNVDHAGCRLDRKSTLGGC, from the coding sequence atggtggatgaattcaCAAAGCTTATGACAAGCaagtttcaaatgagcatgaatataGAGATTAATTCATTTCTAGGTCTTCAGGTTAAACAAGTCCCTCAGGGGATATTCATCCATGAAGAGAAATACACCAGTGAATTGTTGAAGAAGTTTTCAATGGATAATTGCTCCTCAGCAAAGGTTCCTATGGCCTTTGAGTATAAAATCTCAGTTGACCCTACCGGAGATTCAGTTGATCAAAAGATATACCAAGGAATGATTGGCGcattgatgtacctcactgctagTAGATCGAACATTGTATTTGCTATGTGTTTATGTGCTAGATACCAATATGATCCCAAAGTATCTCACTTGACCGCAGTCAAGCAAATCTTCAGATATCTAAAACGGAGTAAAGCCTTGGGTATTTGGTACCCTGCGGGTAATGGATTCAATCTTCAGGCTTTTACAAACGTAGATCATGCCGGCTGCAGACTCGATCGAAAGAGCACTTTGGGTGGATGTTAG